In one Aythya fuligula isolate bAytFul2 chromosome 12, bAytFul2.pri, whole genome shotgun sequence genomic region, the following are encoded:
- the RPGRIP1L gene encoding protein fantom isoform X6, which translates to MSVPADETVGDLPVRDVGLTLVGIGGLQESATQNVKARQAISRISRQELEDKFFRLRDENILLKQHANKQEEKIKRMATKLIRLVNDKKKSEQVGGGPKRLGQAVELEEMIERLQERVRELEKQNESLRGKLISTKQQLQIQGHRPNSYNHVQSRINTGLKKVNDAAGMLERPKKGMRFQDLEVRSPHLFLPRNGQSLLEDARAEIRNLEIVIGSQKEHIEELEYAREMLGSQLRKKEKEIEESILQLKEQETASQRLNIRDNVEMIKVRKQLVEKSNALSAMEGKLLQLQENQRNLKASHDALIAKGDELNLQLKEERLKCLNLEKELQAVTISKQRTEELQERINDLEKEKELLRENYDKLYNRQLTLGFASFTDLKEISVFSVTHEQQWKLKEEQLKLQIAKLESAIKSDLADKNEILDKIKVERDQKEKLMQENKDLQTCYLENKQQLDELKNHMKCLTKESDVDATELNEALLLVKVRKQQQNGDLVFLEKVDDDINKDLECSMRELQLTHAETVQELEKTRNMLIVQHKINKDYQTEVEVVTHKMESLQKDYELKLEKYVHLLDIRAARIRKLEAQLRDVVYGTKQHKFRPEILPDDSVDEFDETLHLERGENLFEIHISRVIFSSAAVHAFGDHEPASFCTYAFYDFELQTTPVVRGQNPLYDFTSQYLVQVDDCFLHYIQRNSITLEVHHAYGTDYKTVAACQLKLHEILEKNGKIYSTAVLVGIKGNVQNYGTVEYWIRLRVPMDQAISLYKERSKTLGYITSSFREHEQSSQVFLNLQILKDRLLVLSELN; encoded by the exons ATGTCTGTTCCAGCTGATGAAACGGTGGGGGACCTGCCTGTGAGAGACGTGGGTCTAACTCTAGTTGGAATCGGAGGATTACAAG AATCAGCTACACAGAATGTTAAAGCTCGACAAGCTATATCACGAATCAGTCGACAGGAGCTGGAAGACAAATTTTTTCGCTTACGTGATGAGAACATCTTACTTAAGCAGCATGCAAACAAGCAAGAGGAGAAGATTAAAAG aaTGGCCACCAAGTTAATACGGCTtgttaatgataaaaaaaagtctgagcaGGTTGGTGGCGGCCCCAAGCGGCTGGGTCAGGCTGTGGAGCTGGAAGAAATGATTGAGCGCTTGCAAGAGAGAGTTCGTGAGCTTGAGAAACAAAACGAGAGTCTCCGTGGCAAGCTCATTTCAACCAAACAGCAACTGCAGATCCAAGGCCACAGGCCTAATTCATATAACCATGTTCAATCTCGTATTAACACGGGACTCAAAAAAGTGAATGATGCTGCTGGCATGCTGGAGCGCCCAAAAAAAG gaatGAGATTTCAGGATTTAGAAGTGAGATCACCTCACCTTTTTCTCCCAAGAAATGGCCAGAGTCTGCTTGAGGATGCGAGGGCTGAAATACGAAATCT GGAAATTGTGATTGGTTCCCAAAAGGAACACATTGAGGAGCTAGAATATGCCAGAGAGATGCTTGGGAGTCagctaagaaagaaagaaaaggagattgAAGAATCCATCCTACAGCTGAAGGAGCAAGAAACAGCAAGCCAAAg GCTAAACATCCGGGACAATGTGGAAATGATCAAGGTCCGTAAACAGCTGGTTGAGAAAAGCAATGCACTTTCAGCAATGGAAGGAAAACTTCTCCAGCTTCAAGAG aacCAAAGGAACCTGAAGGCTAGCCATGATGCTTTAATAGCAAAAGGTGATGAGCTGAATCTACAGCTTAAAGAAGAGCGGTTGAAGTGCCTGAATCTTGAAAAAGAATTGCAAGCAGTGACTATTTCTAAGCAAAGGACAGAGGAG ttgcaagaaagaataaatgatctggaaaaagagaaggaactCTTGAGGGAAAACTATGATAAGCTGTATAACAG GCAGCTGACTTTAGGCTTTGCATCTTtcacagatttaaaagaaatcag TGTCTTCAGTGTGACCCACGAACAGCAATGGAAATTAAAGGAAGAGCAACTGAAACTGCAAATTGCTAAACTAGAAAGTGCTATCAAATCTGATTTagcagacaaaaatgaaatccttGACAAGATCAAAGTAGAAAGAG accaaaaggaaaagctgatgcAAGAGAACAAAGACCTGCAGACATGCTATCTCGAAAATAAGCAACAACTAGATGAACTGAAAAATCACATGAAATGTTTGACCAAG gaaaGTGATGTTGATGCGACAGAACTCAATGAAGCTCTCTTGCTTGTAAAG GTTcgaaagcagcagcagaatgggGACCTTGTGTTTTTGGAAAAAGTAGATGATGATATCAATAAAGATTTGGAATGCTCGATGAGGGAGCTGCAATTAACACATGCAGAAACAGTGCAAGAACTTGAAAAGACGAGGAATATGTTAATTGTACAGCATAAAATTAACAAAGATTACCAG actgaagtTGAAGTTGTGACACACAAGATGGAAAGTCTACAGAAAGACTACGAGTTAAAACTGGAAAAGTATGTCCATCTTCTTGATATTAGGGCTGCACGCATCAGAAAACTAGAAG cTCAACTAAGAGATGTTGTTTATGGTACTAAACAGCACAAATTCAGACCAGAAATACTGCCAGATGATTCAGTAGATGAATTTGATGAAACTTTGCATTTGGAAAGAGGAGAGAATCTTTTTGAAATTCATATCAGCAGAGTGatcttctcttctgcagctgtGCATGCTTTTGGTGACCATGAGCCTGCAAGTTTTTGTACTTACGCATTCTATGACTTTGAACTTCAAACAACCCCAGTAGTGCGTGGACAAAACCCATTATACGACTTCACGTCTCAGTATCTTGTACAGGTTGATGACTGCTTCTTGCACTACATACAGAGAAACAGTATCACACTTGAGGTTCATCATGCATATGGCACAGATTATAAAACAGTTGCTGCATGCCAACTGAAGCTCCATGAAATCCTGGAAAAGAATGGGAAGATCTACAGCACAGCAGTTTTAGTTG GAATCAAAGGAAACGTCCAAAATTATGGTACTGTAGAATACTGGATCAGATTACGGGTTCCTATGGATCAAGCTATTAGTCTTTACAAAGAGAGGTCTAAGACTCTGGGGTATATAACATCCAGTTTTAGGGAACATGAACAATCATCCCAG
- the RPGRIP1L gene encoding protein fantom isoform X7, translating to MSVPADETVGDLPVRDVGLTLVGIGGLQESATQNVKARQAISRISRQELEDKFFRLRDENILLKQHANKQEEKIKRMATKLIRLVNDKKKSEQVGGGPKRLGQAVELEEMIERLQERVRELEKQNESLRGKLISTKQQLQIQGHRPNSYNHVQSRINTGLKKVNDAAGMLERPKKGMRFQDLEVRSPHLFLPRNGQSLLEDARAEIRNLEIVIGSQKEHIEELEYAREMLGSQLRKKEKEIEESILQLKEQETASQRLNIRDNVEMIKVRKQLVEKSNALSAMEGKLLQLQENQRNLKASHDALIAKGDELNLQLKEERLKCLNLEKELQAVTISKQRTEEWIPEASIITNSHSETGPKTKYFIPHSILYIRRVCTDLLVFSYIL from the exons ATGTCTGTTCCAGCTGATGAAACGGTGGGGGACCTGCCTGTGAGAGACGTGGGTCTAACTCTAGTTGGAATCGGAGGATTACAAG AATCAGCTACACAGAATGTTAAAGCTCGACAAGCTATATCACGAATCAGTCGACAGGAGCTGGAAGACAAATTTTTTCGCTTACGTGATGAGAACATCTTACTTAAGCAGCATGCAAACAAGCAAGAGGAGAAGATTAAAAG aaTGGCCACCAAGTTAATACGGCTtgttaatgataaaaaaaagtctgagcaGGTTGGTGGCGGCCCCAAGCGGCTGGGTCAGGCTGTGGAGCTGGAAGAAATGATTGAGCGCTTGCAAGAGAGAGTTCGTGAGCTTGAGAAACAAAACGAGAGTCTCCGTGGCAAGCTCATTTCAACCAAACAGCAACTGCAGATCCAAGGCCACAGGCCTAATTCATATAACCATGTTCAATCTCGTATTAACACGGGACTCAAAAAAGTGAATGATGCTGCTGGCATGCTGGAGCGCCCAAAAAAAG gaatGAGATTTCAGGATTTAGAAGTGAGATCACCTCACCTTTTTCTCCCAAGAAATGGCCAGAGTCTGCTTGAGGATGCGAGGGCTGAAATACGAAATCT GGAAATTGTGATTGGTTCCCAAAAGGAACACATTGAGGAGCTAGAATATGCCAGAGAGATGCTTGGGAGTCagctaagaaagaaagaaaaggagattgAAGAATCCATCCTACAGCTGAAGGAGCAAGAAACAGCAAGCCAAAg GCTAAACATCCGGGACAATGTGGAAATGATCAAGGTCCGTAAACAGCTGGTTGAGAAAAGCAATGCACTTTCAGCAATGGAAGGAAAACTTCTCCAGCTTCAAGAG aacCAAAGGAACCTGAAGGCTAGCCATGATGCTTTAATAGCAAAAGGTGATGAGCTGAATCTACAGCTTAAAGAAGAGCGGTTGAAGTGCCTGAATCTTGAAAAAGAATTGCAAGCAGTGACTATTTCTAAGCAAAGGACAGAGGAG tgGATTCCGGAGGCAAGTATCATCACCAACAGTCACTCAGAAACAGGGCCAAAAACCAAGTATTTTATTCCTCATTCTATTCTGTATATAAGGAGAGTGTGTACAGActtacttgttttttcttatattttgtaG